The following coding sequences are from one Cystobacter fuscus DSM 2262 window:
- a CDS encoding D-alanine--D-alanine ligase family protein, translated as MSPPPLRIAVLHYQPKDEPADVVTEQVAAALRDAGHTPVLLRVDESITDLVRQVARSRADLVFNLCETFADDYRLEVNVAAVLELARMPFTGSGTAGLLLAQDKILTKQLLQFHGVLTPRFATFDGMSFEAHGDLSFPLIVKPARSDASMGLGVERDMEGLARRVRMIREQYDDEALAEEFIEGREVYVGVLGDHARPQVLPVVELDFGKKWSRKRMKIADREVKFGPEGPGEPQLVMPHDLSDELRGRIERAAVSAFRALKLSDYARIDFRVSSATNEPYLLEVNPNPYLEAKCEVAMGAREIGLSYPQLIQRIVETAARRYGLDKDKRPRAQEPAAEPAPLS; from the coding sequence ATGAGCCCGCCTCCCCTGCGTATCGCGGTCCTGCACTACCAGCCCAAGGACGAGCCCGCCGACGTGGTCACCGAGCAGGTGGCCGCCGCGCTCCGGGACGCGGGCCACACGCCCGTGCTCCTGCGCGTCGACGAGAGCATCACGGACCTGGTGCGCCAGGTGGCGCGCAGCCGCGCCGACCTCGTCTTCAACCTGTGCGAGACCTTCGCCGACGACTACCGGCTGGAGGTGAACGTGGCGGCGGTGCTGGAGCTGGCGCGCATGCCCTTCACCGGCTCGGGGACGGCGGGGCTGCTGCTCGCGCAGGACAAGATCCTCACCAAGCAACTGCTGCAATTCCACGGCGTGCTCACGCCCCGCTTCGCCACCTTCGATGGCATGTCCTTCGAGGCCCATGGCGACCTGTCCTTCCCGCTCATCGTCAAGCCGGCCCGCTCGGACGCGAGCATGGGCCTGGGGGTGGAGCGGGACATGGAGGGCCTGGCGCGCCGGGTGCGGATGATTCGCGAGCAGTACGACGACGAGGCGCTCGCGGAGGAGTTCATCGAGGGCCGCGAGGTGTACGTGGGCGTGCTCGGCGACCACGCGCGACCGCAGGTGCTGCCGGTGGTGGAGCTCGACTTCGGCAAGAAGTGGAGCCGCAAGCGCATGAAGATCGCCGACCGGGAGGTGAAGTTCGGCCCCGAGGGCCCCGGCGAGCCCCAGCTCGTGATGCCCCACGACTTGTCGGACGAGCTGCGCGGGCGCATCGAGCGCGCCGCGGTGAGTGCCTTCCGGGCGCTCAAGCTGAGCGACTACGCGCGCATCGACTTCCGCGTGTCCAGCGCCACCAACGAGCCCTACCTGCTCGAGGTGAACCCCAATCCCTACCTCGAGGCGAAGTGCGAGGTGGCCATGGGGGCGCGGGAGATTGGCCTGTCCTACCCCCAGCTCATCCAGCGCATCGTCGAGACGGCGGCGCGGCGGTACGGACTGGACAAGGACAAGCGCCCGCGCGCTCAAGAGCCGGCCGCCGAGCCCGCGCCCTTGAGCTGA
- a CDS encoding putative zinc-binding metallopeptidase has translation MMPPVQTDLMREKHSTEHGEGRGRLSPQREALLQARIKDLSLRLAGTPLERHIAQLHAELEARGISFKPQCYLSDEWGCPSGVPVIGLPFYLADPNLLSIEADLGGGAESEAEILMYLRHEAGHAFNYAYRLYESEEWLRVFGDYSRPYRDDYKPQPFSRRYVTHISGWYAQKHPDEDFAETFAVWLTPGSDWAKRYQGWGALRKLQYVDETVKRLGRTEPLVSLNTPDFTTEEMEGTVLDHYRQRELDEKVDVELRNAFDQSLEDIFEGPGEAPVRAETLVRAERQRLMALVSQYSGVGRGAVRALVDHLLERTSDMNLTLHPDDSREAICRLVSLVTVLSMNYLYTDRFFEE, from the coding sequence ATGATGCCACCGGTCCAGACCGACCTGATGCGGGAGAAGCACTCCACCGAGCACGGCGAGGGGCGGGGAAGACTGTCCCCCCAGCGCGAGGCCCTGCTCCAGGCGCGCATCAAGGATCTCTCGCTACGCCTCGCCGGCACGCCGCTCGAGCGCCACATCGCCCAGCTCCACGCGGAGCTGGAGGCGCGGGGCATCTCCTTCAAACCCCAGTGCTACCTGTCCGACGAGTGGGGCTGTCCCTCGGGGGTGCCGGTCATCGGCCTGCCGTTCTACCTGGCCGACCCGAACCTGCTCTCCATCGAGGCGGACCTCGGGGGTGGGGCGGAGAGCGAGGCGGAGATCCTCATGTATCTGCGCCACGAGGCGGGCCACGCCTTCAACTACGCCTACCGGCTCTACGAGTCGGAGGAGTGGCTGCGCGTGTTCGGCGACTACTCGCGGCCCTACCGTGACGACTACAAACCCCAGCCGTTCTCGCGCCGCTACGTCACGCACATCTCCGGCTGGTACGCCCAGAAGCACCCGGACGAGGACTTCGCCGAGACCTTCGCCGTCTGGCTCACGCCTGGCAGTGATTGGGCGAAGCGCTACCAGGGGTGGGGCGCGCTGCGCAAACTCCAGTACGTGGACGAGACCGTCAAGCGCCTGGGCCGCACCGAGCCGCTGGTGAGCTTGAACACGCCGGACTTCACCACCGAGGAGATGGAAGGCACGGTGCTCGACCACTACCGCCAGCGCGAGCTGGACGAGAAGGTGGACGTGGAGCTGCGCAACGCCTTCGACCAGTCGCTGGAGGACATCTTCGAGGGCCCGGGCGAGGCGCCCGTCCGCGCGGAGACGCTCGTGCGCGCCGAGCGCCAGCGGCTGATGGCCCTGGTGAGCCAGTACTCGGGGGTGGGCCGGGGCGCGGTGCGCGCGTTGGTGGACCACCTGCTCGAGCGCACCTCCGACATGAACCTCACGCTGCACCCGGACGACAGCCGGGAGGCCATCTGCCGCCTCGTGTCGCTCGTGACGGTGCTGTCCATGAACTACCTCTACACCGACCGCTTCTTCGAGGAATGA
- a CDS encoding endonuclease I family protein: MMPRSTTAPLRPSPFLPAAVSESRRSAPPPVPARSFQASPDSFQPAARRGPASPGMGSTPPPTTPSPYDGLKDKALIQALHDASAQHKDLGYNQARKIIFTTLDNHEGQVTCVYTGREVTTDKIPSANDMNTEHTWPQSKGATGPAKSDLHHLFPTDSKANSIRSSYPFGEVKEVKWSQNGAKFGKDAKGNTVFEPPDAHKGNVARALFYFSTVYNKPIPPGDEAVLKQWNHLDGVDTAEVARNTAIESYQGNRNPFVDDALLADRISDF, from the coding sequence ATGATGCCGCGCTCGACGACCGCCCCCCTCCGTCCTTCTCCTTTCCTCCCGGCCGCCGTGTCGGAGAGCCGCCGGTCCGCTCCGCCCCCGGTTCCGGCGCGGTCCTTCCAGGCGAGCCCCGACAGCTTCCAGCCCGCGGCGCGCCGGGGCCCGGCTTCCCCAGGGATGGGCTCCACGCCCCCGCCCACGACGCCCTCGCCGTATGACGGGCTCAAGGACAAGGCGCTCATCCAGGCGCTGCATGACGCCTCGGCCCAGCACAAGGACCTTGGCTACAACCAGGCGCGGAAGATCATCTTCACCACGCTGGACAACCACGAGGGCCAGGTGACGTGCGTGTACACGGGCCGCGAGGTGACCACGGACAAGATTCCCAGCGCCAACGACATGAACACCGAGCACACGTGGCCGCAGTCGAAGGGCGCCACGGGCCCGGCCAAGAGCGACCTGCACCACCTCTTCCCCACGGACAGCAAGGCCAACTCCATCCGGAGCAGCTACCCGTTCGGCGAGGTGAAGGAGGTGAAGTGGAGCCAGAACGGCGCGAAGTTCGGCAAGGACGCCAAGGGCAACACCGTCTTCGAGCCGCCCGACGCGCACAAGGGCAACGTGGCGCGTGCCCTCTTCTACTTCTCCACCGTGTACAACAAGCCGATCCCCCCCGGGGACGAGGCGGTGCTCAAGCAGTGGAACCACCTGGACGGGGTGGACACCGCGGAAGTGGCGCGCAACACCGCCATCGAGAGCTACCAGGGCAACCGCAATCCCTTCGTGGATGACGCCCTGCTGGCCGACCGCATCTCCGACTTCTAG
- a CDS encoding ABC transporter substrate-binding protein: MRRIPSLLLTTLAVLVAACEKKAPPAAPPAATPAEASKQTPSDSAPILVGQVGSLTGSEATFGISGRQGISLALQEANAAGGVKGRPLALRVYDSQGKPEEAAQAAARLISQDHVVVILGEAASSNSMAMADKAQAAGVPMITPTSTNPAVTKKGDYIFRVCFIDPFQGEVMARFAHDHLHLKRVAVLQDNKSAYSVGLTDEFRRKFTELGGVVVATESYSKGDTDFRAQLTTLKKTRPEGLFVPGYYTDAGIIARQARELGLTLPLLGGDGWDSARLFELGGAAIEGSYYSNHYSEENPDPVLQEFITRYKAAYGQVPDSVGALAYDAARLAIDAMKRAPDLSGPALRDAIAATRDFPGVGGSITLDANRDAVKQAVILKVEGGKARFVTALKP; encoded by the coding sequence ATGCGCCGCATCCCGTCATTGCTGCTCACCACGCTCGCCGTGCTCGTGGCCGCCTGTGAGAAGAAGGCACCGCCCGCCGCGCCCCCCGCCGCCACACCCGCCGAGGCCTCGAAGCAAACCCCCTCGGACTCGGCGCCCATCCTCGTGGGACAGGTGGGCAGCCTCACCGGCAGCGAGGCCACCTTCGGCATCTCCGGGCGCCAGGGCATTTCCCTGGCCCTCCAGGAAGCCAATGCCGCGGGCGGGGTGAAGGGCCGCCCGTTGGCGCTGCGCGTCTATGACAGCCAGGGCAAGCCCGAGGAGGCGGCCCAGGCGGCCGCGCGCCTCATCAGCCAGGACCACGTGGTGGTGATCCTCGGCGAGGCCGCCTCGTCCAACTCGATGGCCATGGCGGACAAGGCGCAGGCGGCCGGGGTGCCGATGATCACCCCCACCTCCACCAACCCCGCCGTCACGAAGAAGGGCGACTACATCTTCCGCGTCTGCTTCATCGATCCGTTCCAGGGCGAGGTGATGGCCCGGTTCGCCCACGACCACCTGCACCTCAAGCGCGTGGCGGTGCTCCAGGACAACAAGAGCGCGTACTCGGTGGGCCTGACGGACGAGTTCCGCCGGAAGTTCACCGAGCTGGGCGGCGTCGTGGTTGCCACCGAGAGCTACTCCAAGGGAGACACGGACTTCCGCGCCCAGCTCACCACGCTCAAGAAGACCAGGCCCGAGGGGCTCTTCGTGCCCGGGTACTACACCGACGCGGGCATCATCGCCCGTCAGGCGCGGGAGCTGGGGCTGACCCTGCCCCTGCTCGGCGGAGATGGCTGGGACTCCGCGCGCCTCTTCGAGCTGGGTGGCGCGGCGATCGAGGGCAGCTACTACTCCAACCACTACTCGGAGGAGAACCCGGATCCCGTCCTCCAGGAGTTCATCACCCGCTACAAGGCCGCCTACGGCCAGGTGCCCGACAGCGTGGGGGCGCTCGCCTATGACGCCGCGCGGCTGGCCATCGACGCGATGAAGCGCGCGCCGGACCTGTCGGGCCCCGCCCTGCGCGACGCGATCGCCGCCACCCGCGACTTCCCCGGCGTGGGCGGCAGCATCACCCTGGACGCCAACCGTGACGCGGTGAAGCAGGCGGTGATCCTCAAGGTGGAGGGCGGCAAGGCGCGCTTCGTCACCGCCCTCAAGCCCTAG
- a CDS encoding DUF2252 domain-containing protein, whose amino-acid sequence MSARLQARRTLRRIRALRPPPPVEVEHDLTEPAAGPALIPEHIPVRAERKRMGRALREKTPREAHAFWKADKDRADPIALLEASNMGRLPSLVPIRHARMGVDPFAFLRGSAMLMANDLARTPSVGIKVQACGDAHLANFGMFATPERNLVFDVNDFDETLPAPWEWDLKRLAVSVWVAGRCNGDSEARCEEAVEACVRGYRRWMRTLSKWSFLDVWYARVDAEELHRTLYREEPASAERTLAQARRRTQLATLPKLTELREGRRCIIDDPPLVVHPPREHAEMLAEVLQVVGEGYLSSLQGDRGTLVRRYQVVDVARKVVGVGSVGTRCYIVLLLGAHARDPLFLQVKEAGPSVLEPFAGASLHPNAGQRVVEGQRLMQAASDIFLGWCQVGGRDFYVRQLRDMKGSTDVERLSPRGLRQYAALCGRTLARAHARGGDAAVLRGYLGRGDVFDRALCRFARAYADQNERDYQLFRKAVRDGRLPAQDEGE is encoded by the coding sequence ATGTCCGCTCGCCTCCAGGCCCGCCGTACCTTGCGCCGCATTCGAGCCCTCCGGCCCCCGCCTCCGGTGGAGGTCGAGCACGATCTCACCGAGCCCGCGGCGGGACCCGCCCTCATCCCCGAGCACATCCCCGTGCGCGCCGAGCGCAAGCGGATGGGGCGCGCCCTGCGCGAGAAGACACCGCGCGAGGCCCACGCCTTCTGGAAGGCGGACAAGGACCGGGCGGATCCCATCGCCCTGTTGGAGGCGTCCAACATGGGGAGGCTGCCCTCGCTGGTGCCCATCCGCCACGCGCGCATGGGGGTGGACCCCTTCGCCTTCCTGCGCGGCTCGGCGATGCTCATGGCGAACGATCTGGCGCGCACCCCCAGCGTGGGCATCAAGGTCCAGGCCTGCGGCGACGCGCACCTGGCCAACTTCGGCATGTTCGCCACCCCCGAGCGCAACCTCGTCTTCGACGTGAACGACTTCGACGAGACGCTGCCCGCGCCGTGGGAGTGGGATCTCAAGCGCCTGGCGGTGAGCGTCTGGGTGGCGGGCCGGTGCAACGGGGACTCCGAGGCGCGGTGCGAGGAGGCGGTGGAGGCGTGCGTGCGCGGCTACCGCCGCTGGATGCGCACCCTGTCCAAGTGGTCCTTCCTGGACGTGTGGTACGCGCGCGTGGACGCCGAGGAGCTGCACCGCACGCTCTACCGGGAGGAGCCGGCGAGCGCGGAGAGGACGCTCGCCCAGGCGCGCCGGCGCACGCAGCTGGCCACCCTGCCCAAGCTCACCGAGCTGCGCGAGGGCCGCCGCTGCATCATCGACGACCCGCCCCTGGTGGTGCACCCCCCGCGCGAGCACGCGGAGATGCTCGCCGAGGTGCTCCAGGTGGTGGGCGAGGGCTATCTGTCCTCGCTCCAGGGGGACCGCGGCACGCTCGTGCGGCGCTACCAGGTGGTGGACGTGGCGCGCAAGGTGGTGGGCGTGGGCAGCGTGGGCACGCGCTGCTACATCGTGCTGCTGCTCGGCGCGCACGCGAGGGATCCGCTCTTCCTCCAGGTGAAGGAGGCGGGCCCCTCGGTGCTCGAGCCCTTCGCCGGCGCGAGCCTCCACCCCAACGCCGGGCAGCGCGTGGTGGAGGGGCAGCGGCTCATGCAGGCCGCCAGTGACATCTTCCTCGGCTGGTGCCAGGTGGGCGGCCGCGACTTCTACGTGCGGCAGCTGCGCGACATGAAGGGCTCCACGGACGTGGAGCGGCTGTCACCCCGGGGGCTGCGCCAGTACGCGGCCCTGTGCGGCCGGACGCTGGCCCGGGCCCATGCGCGCGGAGGGGATGCCGCGGTGCTGCGGGGCTACCTCGGCCGGGGGGACGTCTTCGACCGGGCCCTGTGCCGCTTCGCCCGCGCCTACGCCGACCAGAACGAGCGCGACTACCAGCTCTTCCGAAAGGCCGTGCGTGACGGACGCCTGCCCGCTCAGGACGAGGGCGAGTAG
- a CDS encoding cold-shock protein — protein sequence MATGTVKWFNDAKGFGFITQEGGGEDLFCHHTAIQTEGFRTLAEGQRVEFDVARGPKGLQAQNVRPI from the coding sequence ATGGCAACTGGTACCGTGAAGTGGTTCAACGATGCGAAGGGCTTCGGTTTCATCACGCAGGAGGGCGGGGGCGAGGACCTCTTCTGCCACCACACCGCGATTCAGACCGAAGGCTTCCGCACCCTGGCCGAGGGCCAGCGGGTCGAGTTCGACGTCGCCCGGGGCCCCAAGGGTCTGCAGGCGCAGAACGTTCGCCCCATCTGA
- a CDS encoding universal stress protein — protein MIQHILVAIDGSDTSRRAARFGHDLAQQTRARVTLLFVLEPPRVLPFGFMDAELISGAPRSTEELAAVRRLLDEVAADLPSAQVEKVVEIGRPADTIVAMADKLGADHIVVGARGLNAGGRWLLGSVSDRVLQLAGRPVTVVH, from the coding sequence GTGATTCAGCACATCCTCGTCGCGATCGACGGCTCGGACACCTCGCGCAGGGCGGCCCGCTTCGGGCATGACCTCGCCCAGCAGACCCGCGCCCGCGTCACCTTGCTCTTCGTGCTCGAGCCCCCCCGCGTCCTGCCCTTCGGCTTCATGGACGCGGAGCTCATCTCCGGCGCCCCGCGCAGCACCGAGGAGCTCGCCGCCGTGCGGCGCCTGCTCGACGAGGTGGCCGCGGACCTGCCCTCGGCCCAGGTGGAGAAGGTGGTGGAGATTGGCCGCCCCGCCGACACCATCGTCGCCATGGCCGACAAGCTCGGGGCGGATCACATCGTCGTGGGCGCCCGCGGACTCAACGCGGGCGGCAGGTGGTTGCTCGGCTCGGTGAGCGACCGGGTCCTCCAACTCGCCGGCCGCCCCGTCACCGTCGTGCACTGA
- a CDS encoding DUF4388 domain-containing protein, which produces MFSTPAQVLRQREGALAETPFALLLHALSVEERTCTLELKVRQREKRITFEDGAPVASSSNLLHETLGKFLVDKGKLSETDYQKTLAESVSTEVPLGGLVVQKGLISPFDLYKQMQANMAMTLLDCFRWTDARYRLIADIEPPDTSVRMNTAQLILTGITNVMPFDEVATHFTFTDDRRFAQVPDIEGPKLSAKDARLFQALRFRPTFPELMQRSGMDTDSTLRRLYAFCLLGLADFVEEVDARRPASAGPVAVPFMPPGPALTPLPGTLETVEARPTGIPFSDEDEAVKNELLSVFLSHRSQDPFDLLGVPENVQPVALRKAFLALADKFSPLRFHSADLKEKAEGLLTAYARAYGALTEVEQAALWRKRRQAAREKKVNTGRPSTAEQFRIRTDLLDASTQFDEAMKRLKAENFAGAFEYFEYACDIDPKPLYRAHRAWARYLMKPESHGKLALQELQDVLKQEPGCEEGWFFLGEVSRGEGQWAQAEDAYRKAFKINPKNRQYVDLVQETMKRVKR; this is translated from the coding sequence ATGTTTTCGACCCCCGCCCAGGTCCTGAGGCAGCGCGAGGGGGCGCTCGCCGAGACACCCTTCGCCCTGCTGTTGCACGCGCTGTCCGTGGAGGAGCGCACGTGCACGCTGGAGCTCAAGGTGCGCCAGCGCGAGAAGCGCATCACCTTCGAGGACGGCGCGCCCGTGGCCAGCTCCAGCAACCTGCTGCACGAGACGCTGGGCAAGTTCCTCGTGGACAAGGGCAAGCTGTCGGAGACGGACTACCAGAAGACGCTCGCCGAGAGCGTGAGCACCGAGGTGCCCCTCGGCGGACTGGTGGTGCAGAAGGGCCTCATCAGCCCGTTCGACCTGTACAAGCAGATGCAGGCGAACATGGCGATGACGCTGCTGGACTGCTTCCGTTGGACGGACGCGCGCTACCGGCTCATCGCCGACATCGAGCCGCCGGACACCAGCGTGCGGATGAACACCGCGCAGCTCATCCTCACGGGCATCACCAACGTGATGCCCTTCGACGAGGTGGCCACGCACTTCACCTTCACGGATGACCGGCGCTTCGCCCAGGTGCCGGACATCGAGGGGCCCAAGCTGTCCGCCAAGGACGCGCGGCTGTTCCAGGCGCTGCGCTTCCGGCCCACCTTCCCCGAGCTGATGCAGCGCTCGGGCATGGACACCGACTCCACGCTGCGCCGGCTCTACGCCTTCTGCCTGCTGGGGCTCGCGGACTTCGTGGAGGAGGTGGATGCGCGCCGGCCCGCCTCGGCGGGGCCCGTCGCCGTGCCCTTCATGCCTCCCGGCCCCGCCCTCACGCCCCTGCCCGGCACCCTGGAGACGGTGGAGGCCCGGCCCACGGGCATCCCCTTCTCCGACGAGGACGAGGCCGTGAAGAACGAGCTGCTCAGCGTCTTCCTGTCCCACCGCAGCCAGGATCCGTTCGACTTGCTGGGCGTGCCGGAGAACGTGCAGCCGGTGGCGCTGCGCAAGGCCTTCCTGGCGCTGGCGGACAAGTTCTCCCCCCTGCGCTTCCACTCGGCGGACCTCAAGGAGAAGGCCGAGGGGCTGCTCACCGCGTACGCGCGGGCGTACGGGGCGCTCACCGAGGTGGAGCAGGCGGCGCTGTGGCGCAAGCGGCGCCAGGCGGCGCGCGAGAAGAAGGTGAACACGGGCCGGCCCTCCACGGCGGAGCAGTTCCGCATCCGCACGGACCTGCTGGACGCGAGCACCCAGTTCGACGAGGCGATGAAGCGGCTCAAGGCGGAGAACTTCGCGGGCGCGTTCGAGTACTTCGAGTACGCCTGCGACATCGATCCCAAGCCCCTGTACCGGGCCCACCGCGCGTGGGCGCGCTACCTGATGAAGCCCGAGTCCCACGGCAAGCTGGCGCTGCAGGAGCTGCAGGACGTGCTCAAACAGGAGCCCGGGTGCGAGGAGGGGTGGTTCTTCCTGGGCGAGGTGTCCCGGGGCGAGGGCCAGTGGGCGCAGGCCGAGGACGCCTACCGCAAGGCCTTCAAGATCAACCCGAAGAACCGCCAGTACGTGGACCTCGTCCAGGAGACGATGAAGCGCGTGAAGCGCTGA
- a CDS encoding tetratricopeptide repeat protein, with product MSYGWLLWMVLARVTGSPVLSALGVLGVLWAVGRYSMILPGPLRLLGRWRRAAALRRTLHVNPHDRRARYELAELWVGWGRYAAAVEVLKPNLEAGDEDVSTLFLLGVAYLGAGDTARGELLLDEAEKLDPHHQMGAIDLERGRFRLARGDFPRAVEALQRLREARPGTVEGRVLLARALERGGQDGEAALVREEAWKEYVAAPSFQRRRERLWAWRARPSRPLAYGVALAVGLVLVGSLLGRMADSASSWEADEQAWVSDEPGAEE from the coding sequence ATGAGCTACGGCTGGCTGTTGTGGATGGTGCTCGCGCGGGTGACGGGCAGCCCGGTGTTGTCGGCGTTGGGCGTGTTGGGGGTGCTGTGGGCGGTGGGGCGCTACAGCATGATTCTGCCCGGTCCCCTGCGGCTGCTGGGACGGTGGCGGCGCGCCGCGGCGCTGCGGCGGACGCTGCACGTCAATCCCCATGACCGGCGGGCGCGCTACGAGCTGGCGGAGCTGTGGGTGGGCTGGGGCCGGTACGCCGCGGCGGTGGAGGTGCTCAAGCCCAACCTGGAGGCGGGGGACGAGGACGTGTCCACGCTCTTCCTGCTGGGCGTGGCCTACCTGGGCGCGGGCGACACGGCCCGGGGCGAGCTGCTGCTGGACGAGGCCGAGAAGCTCGACCCCCACCACCAGATGGGGGCCATCGACCTGGAGCGCGGGCGCTTCCGCCTGGCGCGCGGCGACTTCCCTCGCGCCGTCGAGGCCCTCCAGCGCCTGCGCGAGGCGCGTCCGGGCACGGTGGAGGGGCGGGTGTTGCTCGCGCGCGCCCTGGAGCGCGGGGGCCAGGACGGCGAGGCGGCCCTGGTGCGCGAGGAGGCCTGGAAGGAGTACGTGGCCGCGCCCTCCTTCCAGCGCCGCCGCGAGCGGCTGTGGGCGTGGCGGGCGCGCCCCAGTCGGCCCCTGGCCTACGGGGTGGCGCTGGCGGTGGGCCTCGTCCTCGTGGGTTCGCTGCTCGGCCGGATGGCGGATTCCGCCTCGAGCTGGGAAGCGGACGAGCAGGCCTGGGTGTCGGACGAGCCCGGCGCCGAGGAGTAG